From Ficedula albicollis isolate OC2 chromosome 5, FicAlb1.5, whole genome shotgun sequence, one genomic window encodes:
- the LGALS3 gene encoding galectin-3 — MSDGFSLSDALANSNNPAPCAPPAQGWPSWGNQPAAPGAFPGYPGAPGAYPGAPGAYPGAPGAYPGAPGAYPGAPGAYPGAPGAYPGASGAYPGGPAGPGAYPGAPGAFPGAPGATGPFPAPGQPSNHPGFGPSAPQGGPTPPQGGPGAPHGGPAPQGGPTPPMKVPFELPLQAGLVPRLLITITGTVNPNPDRFSLDFKRGNDVAFHFNPRFKEDHHNKVIVCNSKFQENWGKEERTAPRFPFEAGKPFKLQILCETDHFKVAVNDAHLLQYNHREKRLNEVTKLCIGGDIALTSVVPTMI, encoded by the exons atgtcAGACGGTTTCTCT TTATCTGATGCCTTGGCCAACAGCAACAACCCAGCCCCTTGTGCCCCCCCGGCccagggctggccctcctgggGCAAccaacctgcagctcctggggcatTCCCAGGGTAtcctggagcacctggagcttatccaggagcacctggagcctatcctggagcacctggagcctaccctggagcacctggagcataccctggagcacctggagcataccctggagcacctggagcatACCCTGGAGCATCTGGAGCATACCCTGGAggaccagcaggaccaggagcgTATCCAGGAGCACctggagcattccctggagCGCCAGGAGCAACGGGGCCGTTTCCTGCCCCAGGACAACCATCCAACCATCCTGGGTTTGGGccttctgctcctcagggagGACCAACTCCTCCCCAGGGAGGACCAGGTGCTCCTCACGGAGGACCAGCTCCTCAAGGAGGACCGACTCCTCCAATG AAAGTCCCCTTTGAGCTGCCCCTGCAGGCAGGACTCGTCCCTCGGCTGCTCATCACCATCACTGGGACTGTGAACCCCAACCCTGACAG GTTTTCACTGGATTTCAAGCGAGGGAATGACGTTGCCTTTCACTTCAACCCCCGCTTCAAGGAAGACCACCACAATAAAGTCATCGTCTGCAATTCCAAATTCCAAGAGaactgggggaaggaggagaggacagCTCCCAGGTTTCCATTTGAAGCTGGAAAACCCTTCAAG ctccAGATCCTCTGTGAGACAGATCACTTCAAGGTGGCTGTGAATGATGCTCACCTGCTGCAGTACAACCACCGTGAGAAGAGGCTGAACGAGGTGACCAAGCTCTGCATCGGGGGGGACATCGCCCTCACCAGCGTGGTGCCCACCATGATTTAA